In a single window of the Serratia quinivorans genome:
- the yhbH gene encoding ribosome hibernation promoting factor HPF: MQLNITGHHIEITEPLREFVNTKFAKLEQYFDRINQVYVVLSVEKVQQIAEATVHVNGGELHATSEDENMYAAIDSLIDKLARQLNKHKDKLKQH, encoded by the coding sequence ATGCAGCTCAACATTACCGGACACCACATCGAAATCACCGAACCTTTGCGCGAGTTCGTGAACACCAAGTTCGCCAAACTCGAACAGTATTTTGATCGCATAAATCAGGTGTATGTCGTACTTAGTGTGGAAAAAGTGCAGCAGATTGCGGAAGCGACGGTGCACGTGAATGGAGGCGAGTTGCACGCCACCTCGGAAGACGAGAACATGTATGCTGCAATTGATAGCCTGATCGACAAACTGGCGCGTCAATTGAACAAACATAAAGACAAACTGAAACAACACTGA
- the lptB_3 gene encoding Lipopolysaccharide export system ATP-binding protein LptB has translation MTTLMAVLEIREDLSSEQRADRAVELMEEFHISHLRDNLGQALSGGERRRVEIARALAANPKFILLDEPFAGVDPISVIDIKKIIEHLRDSGLGVLITDHNVRETLDVCERAYIVSQGKLIAHGTPDAILADEQVKRVYLGEEFRL, from the coding sequence ATGACAACCCTGATGGCCGTGCTGGAGATCCGTGAAGATCTCAGCAGCGAGCAGCGAGCAGACCGTGCGGTAGAGCTGATGGAAGAATTCCATATCTCCCACCTGCGCGACAACCTGGGCCAGGCGCTGTCCGGTGGTGAACGCCGCCGCGTCGAGATCGCCCGTGCGCTGGCGGCGAATCCGAAATTCATCCTGCTGGATGAACCGTTCGCCGGGGTTGACCCGATTTCCGTTATCGACATTAAAAAAATTATCGAGCACTTGCGTGACAGCGGCCTGGGCGTGCTGATCACCGACCATAACGTGCGCGAAACGCTGGACGTGTGTGAACGCGCCTATATCGTCAGCCAGGGCAAACTGATTGCCCACGGCACGCCGGATGCTATTCTGGCCGATGAGCAGGTGAAACGCGTTTATCTGGGCGAAGAATTCCGCCTCTGA
- the lptC gene encoding Lipopolysaccharide export system protein lptC — translation MALIGWNMTDVNDDAMPGPANSKDPTYQSQHTVTIVYNPTGKLSYKLVAEDVKYYEADELSWFTQPVMTLFDENAVATWSVRADRAKLTKDRMLYLYGHVEVNSLTTTSQLEKIKTDNAQVNLVTQDVASDDEVTLYGTNFTSNGMKMRGNLRAKTAELIDKVKTNYEIQNQQTKP, via the coding sequence TTGGCGCTGATTGGCTGGAACATGACTGATGTCAATGATGATGCCATGCCGGGACCGGCTAACAGTAAAGACCCGACTTATCAGAGCCAGCACACGGTCACCATAGTGTACAATCCGACCGGCAAGCTGAGCTATAAGCTGGTGGCGGAAGACGTAAAGTACTATGAGGCCGACGAATTAAGCTGGTTTACCCAGCCGGTGATGACGCTGTTTGATGAAAACGCGGTGGCCACCTGGTCAGTTCGCGCCGATCGCGCCAAACTGACTAAAGACCGGATGCTGTATCTTTACGGCCATGTCGAGGTGAACAGCCTGACCACCACCTCGCAGCTGGAAAAAATTAAAACAGACAATGCTCAGGTGAACCTGGTGACCCAGGATGTGGCTTCGGATGACGAAGTGACGCTCTATGGGACGAACTTCACCTCTAACGGCATGAAAATGCGTGGGAACCTGCGGGCCAAAACCGCTGAGCTGATTGATAAGGTTAAGACCAACTATGAAATTCAGAACCAACAAACCAAGCCGTAA
- the ptsN gene encoding Nitrogen regulatory protein: protein MGIAPISHQGLNKAKNHLTSLLLAGVVLSEDEMNNETMQLSSVLNIECTRSSVHCTSKKRALEIISELAAKQLNLSSQVVFDAVLTRERMGSTGIGNGIAIPHGKLEEDTLRAVGVFIRLDQPIAFDAIDNQPVDLLFALLVPADQCKTHLHTLSLVAKRLADKTVCRRLRAAQSDEELYQIITE from the coding sequence ATGGGTATCGCGCCGATAAGCCATCAAGGGTTAAACAAGGCGAAAAATCACCTCACAAGCCTCCTGCTTGCTGGTGTGGTTTTAAGTGAAGATGAGATGAACAACGAAACAATGCAATTAAGCTCGGTGTTAAACATCGAGTGCACCAGAAGCTCCGTCCATTGCACCAGCAAGAAACGGGCTTTGGAAATTATCAGCGAACTGGCCGCAAAACAGCTCAACCTGTCATCACAGGTAGTGTTTGACGCGGTTCTCACCCGCGAGCGCATGGGCAGTACCGGTATCGGCAATGGTATCGCTATTCCCCACGGCAAACTGGAAGAGGACACACTGCGGGCCGTTGGCGTGTTTATCCGTCTCGACCAACCTATCGCCTTTGACGCCATTGATAACCAGCCGGTCGATCTGCTGTTTGCCTTACTGGTACCTGCCGACCAATGTAAAACCCATTTGCATACTCTGTCGCTGGTCGCCAAACGCCTGGCCGACAAAACCGTATGCCGCCGCCTGCGTGCGGCGCAAAGTGACGAAGAGCTTTACCAAATCATCACCGAGTAA
- the ptsO gene encoding Phosphocarrier protein NPr yields MTVKQTVEIKNKLGMHARPAMKLFELVQSFDAEVMLRNDSGTEAEASSVIALLMLDSAQGRHIEVEATGPDEAKALAAVIELINSGFDED; encoded by the coding sequence ATGACGGTCAAACAAACGGTTGAAATCAAAAACAAGCTGGGGATGCACGCGCGCCCGGCGATGAAGCTGTTTGAGCTGGTGCAGAGCTTTGATGCCGAGGTGATGCTACGCAACGACAGTGGCACCGAGGCCGAAGCCAGCAGCGTGATTGCGCTGCTGATGCTGGACTCCGCGCAGGGCCGTCATATCGAAGTGGAAGCCACCGGCCCGGATGAAGCCAAGGCACTCGCGGCGGTGATCGAACTGATCAATTCCGGTTTTGACGAAGACTAA
- the licR_1 gene encoding Probable licABCH operon regulator, which produces MVRFPYPRLAYLFDALQSETLPQEELAKRFAVSTRTVRADITALNDILENYGAHFVHSRGAGYRLQVDDAVLFSALQHQERKKHATPRSAQERVHYLLIRFLTSAFSLKLEDLADEWFVSRGTLQNDMAEVRERLAHYQLTIETKPRYGMKLFGSEMALRACLTDLLFQLHLADAENPLLNNEILRQPQVTTFAGLLHPLLSQYAIRLTDEGEQYLIFYCAVALQRITDGYPLPDFDVEDGDDAVRKVSTWLAGELRKASGKEISIAEEAYLRVNIAARRVQEVQPTEINADDEEALVDYILSYINAHYNYNLQGDKQLRADLLTHIKTMITRVKYQINIPNPLLANIKQHYPMAYDVTLAAVSSWGKYTPYTLSENEIGYLVLHIGVGLERHYNIGYERHPQVMLVCDTGNSTVRMIQAQIARKYPQLVMTRIVSLRDYEVLSHIDEDFVISNARVSEKNKPVVVMSPFPTEYQLEQLGKLVLVDRTKPYMLEKFFDAEHFMLVNEPLTQAELFQQVCRQLEQEGYVGEDFYPSVVEREAIVSTLLGEGIALPHSLGLLAKKTVVVTLLAPQGVAWGEGEIAHVIFLLAISKSDYEEAMAIYDLFVTFVRERSMSRLLGSDNFDSFKAVALDCLSRI; this is translated from the coding sequence ATGGTGCGATTTCCCTACCCGCGTTTGGCCTATCTGTTTGATGCTTTGCAGTCAGAGACTTTGCCACAGGAAGAGCTGGCGAAGCGCTTTGCTGTTTCCACCCGAACCGTGCGCGCCGACATCACCGCGCTGAACGATATTCTGGAAAACTATGGTGCCCACTTTGTGCATAGCCGTGGGGCGGGTTATCGCCTGCAGGTCGATGACGCCGTACTGTTTAGCGCCCTGCAACATCAGGAACGTAAAAAACACGCCACGCCACGCAGCGCGCAGGAACGGGTGCACTATTTGCTGATTCGTTTTCTGACCTCAGCCTTTTCTCTGAAACTTGAAGATTTAGCCGATGAATGGTTTGTCAGCCGTGGCACGCTGCAAAACGACATGGCTGAGGTAAGAGAGCGTCTGGCGCACTACCAATTGACCATTGAAACCAAACCGCGCTACGGCATGAAGCTGTTTGGTTCGGAGATGGCGCTCCGCGCCTGTCTGACCGATCTGTTATTCCAACTGCATCTGGCCGATGCCGAAAATCCGCTGCTCAACAATGAGATCCTGCGTCAACCGCAGGTGACGACCTTTGCCGGTTTGCTGCATCCGTTGCTGTCGCAATATGCCATTCGTTTGACGGACGAAGGTGAGCAGTATCTGATTTTCTATTGTGCAGTGGCGCTGCAACGCATTACCGATGGTTATCCGCTGCCGGACTTTGACGTTGAGGACGGGGATGACGCGGTGCGCAAGGTTTCGACCTGGCTGGCCGGGGAACTGCGTAAAGCCAGTGGCAAAGAGATATCGATAGCGGAAGAGGCCTACCTGCGGGTGAACATTGCTGCGCGGCGGGTGCAGGAGGTGCAACCTACCGAGATCAACGCCGACGATGAAGAAGCGCTGGTGGATTACATTCTGTCGTATATCAACGCGCACTATAACTACAATCTGCAGGGTGACAAGCAGCTGCGTGCCGATCTGCTGACCCATATCAAGACCATGATCACCCGGGTGAAATACCAGATTAATATCCCCAACCCGCTGCTGGCGAACATTAAACAGCACTACCCGATGGCCTATGACGTGACGCTGGCCGCGGTCTCCAGCTGGGGGAAATATACGCCCTACACCCTGAGTGAAAACGAGATCGGTTATCTGGTACTGCACATTGGCGTTGGGCTGGAGCGGCATTACAACATCGGCTATGAGCGACACCCGCAGGTGATGCTGGTGTGCGATACCGGTAACTCGACGGTGCGGATGATCCAGGCGCAGATCGCACGCAAATACCCGCAACTGGTGATGACGCGCATCGTTTCACTGCGAGATTACGAGGTGCTCAGCCATATCGACGAAGACTTCGTTATTTCCAATGCGCGGGTTAGCGAAAAGAACAAGCCGGTGGTGGTGATGTCGCCGTTCCCGACCGAATACCAGCTCGAACAGCTCGGCAAACTGGTGCTGGTGGATCGTACCAAGCCCTATATGCTGGAGAAGTTCTTCGACGCCGAGCATTTTATGTTGGTCAATGAACCGCTGACCCAGGCGGAATTATTCCAGCAGGTGTGTCGCCAGCTTGAGCAAGAAGGCTATGTTGGCGAAGATTTTTACCCTTCAGTGGTCGAGCGCGAGGCGATTGTTTCTACCCTGCTGGGTGAAGGGATCGCGCTGCCGCACTCGCTGGGGTTGCTGGCGAAAAAAACCGTCGTGGTGACGCTGCTGGCGCCGCAAGGGGTGGCCTGGGGTGAAGGTGAAATTGCCCACGTGATTTTCCTGCTGGCGATCAGCAAGAGCGATTACGAAGAGGCGATGGCAATCTACGATCTGTTCGTCACCTTTGTGCGCGAACGTTCGATGAGTCGCCTGTTGGGCAGTGATAATTTCGACAGTTTCAAGGCGGTGGCGCTGGACTGTTTAAGCCGGATCTAG
- the kdsD gene encoding Arabinose 5-phosphate isomerase KdsD → MSMSNIQLQPGFDFQQAGKEVLQIERDGLAQLDQYINADFTRACELIAECTGKVVVMGMGKSGHIGCKIAATFASTGTPSFFVHPAEASHGDLGMVSAQDIVLAISNSGESNEIQALIPVLKRQQIPLICMTNNPESSMGKAADIHLCIKVPQEACPLGLAPTTSTTATLVMGDALAVALLKARGFTPEDFALSHPGGALGRRLLLRVSDIMHSGDEIPHVSADASLRDALLEITRKNLGMTVICDDLMKIAGIFTDGDLRRIFDMGINLNEARIVDVMTLGGVRVRPNLLAVDALNLMQQRHITSVLVADGDQLLGVVHMHDMLRAGVV, encoded by the coding sequence ATGAGTATGTCGAACATTCAGTTGCAACCAGGCTTTGATTTTCAGCAGGCAGGCAAAGAAGTGCTGCAGATTGAGCGTGACGGGCTGGCTCAGCTCGATCAATACATCAATGCAGACTTTACCCGCGCCTGCGAGTTGATCGCCGAATGCACGGGTAAAGTGGTGGTCATGGGCATGGGCAAATCCGGCCATATCGGCTGCAAGATTGCCGCCACCTTCGCCAGCACCGGCACGCCTTCGTTCTTTGTTCACCCTGCGGAAGCCAGCCACGGTGATCTCGGCATGGTGTCTGCGCAGGATATTGTGCTCGCCATCTCCAACTCCGGCGAGTCCAACGAAATCCAGGCGCTGATCCCGGTATTGAAGCGCCAGCAAATCCCGTTGATCTGCATGACCAACAACCCGGAAAGCTCGATGGGCAAAGCGGCGGATATTCACCTGTGCATCAAGGTGCCACAGGAAGCCTGCCCGCTCGGCCTGGCACCGACCACCAGCACCACCGCCACCCTGGTGATGGGCGATGCGCTAGCCGTCGCCCTGCTGAAAGCCCGCGGTTTCACGCCGGAAGATTTTGCGTTGTCACACCCTGGTGGCGCTCTGGGCCGCCGACTGCTGCTGCGCGTGAGTGATATCATGCACAGCGGCGATGAAATTCCCCACGTCAGCGCCGATGCATCGCTGCGCGACGCGCTGCTGGAAATCACCCGCAAAAATCTGGGTATGACGGTCATCTGTGACGATCTGATGAAGATCGCCGGTATCTTTACCGATGGTGACCTGCGCCGGATTTTTGATATGGGTATCAATCTCAACGAGGCCAGGATCGTCGATGTCATGACGCTCGGTGGCGTGCGAGTGCGGCCGAACCTGCTGGCGGTCGACGCGCTGAACCTGATGCAGCAACGTCATATCACCTCAGTGCTGGTTGCCGATGGCGACCAGTTGCTGGGTGTGGTACATATGCATGACATGCTGCGCGCCGGCGTCGTTTAA
- the lptB_4 gene encoding Lipopolysaccharide export system ATP-binding protein LptB, which produces MATLIAENLAKAYKGRKVVEDVSLKVKSGEIVGLLGPNGAGKTTTFYMVVGIVQRDAGRIVIDEEDISLLPLHARARRGIGYLPQEASIFRRLSVYDNPDGRAGDP; this is translated from the coding sequence ATGGCTACACTCATCGCAGAAAACCTGGCGAAAGCCTACAAGGGCCGCAAAGTTGTTGAAGACGTCAGCCTGAAAGTGAAATCCGGCGAGATCGTCGGCCTGCTGGGGCCAAACGGCGCCGGCAAGACCACCACCTTCTACATGGTGGTGGGTATCGTTCAGCGTGATGCCGGGCGTATCGTGATTGACGAAGAAGACATCAGCCTGCTGCCGCTGCACGCCCGTGCGCGCCGTGGCATCGGTTATTTGCCGCAGGAAGCCTCTATCTTCCGCCGCCTCAGCGTGTATGACAACCCTGATGGCCGTGCTGGAGATCCGTGA
- the yrbG gene encoding Inner membrane protein yrbG codes for MFLAIVLLIVGLFLLVYGADRLVYGAAVISRSLGVPPLIIGMTIVGIGTSLPELFVSTTAALNGQIDMAVGNVIGSNITNILLILGVAALIHPLAARSEVLRRELPLMLAVTVLCGFVLMDGTLSRLDGVVLLAAAAIFILLMLKIARLAQREGNDSLTVEQMAELPQDSSNTVAVLWLVLAFIILPLSSKMVVDNATVIAHFFGMSELVVGLTLIAVGTSLPELATSIAGALKGEDDMAIGNIIGSNIFNTVIVLGVPALLSPGSVDGAAFHRDYWVMLAVSIVLTALCVGRKHRIGHLAGALLLCGFIAYLAVLFFNPFSTFG; via the coding sequence ATGTTTCTCGCGATAGTTTTATTAATCGTTGGTTTATTTTTACTGGTGTATGGCGCAGACCGCTTAGTTTACGGTGCTGCGGTGATTTCTCGTTCACTTGGTGTGCCACCGCTGATTATCGGCATGACCATCGTCGGCATCGGCACTTCGCTGCCGGAACTGTTTGTTTCGACCACCGCCGCGCTGAACGGGCAGATAGATATGGCGGTGGGAAACGTAATTGGTTCCAACATCACCAATATTCTCTTGATCCTCGGCGTTGCCGCGCTGATCCACCCGCTGGCTGCACGTTCTGAAGTGTTGCGACGCGAACTGCCGCTGATGTTGGCGGTCACAGTATTGTGCGGTTTCGTGCTGATGGACGGCACGCTAAGTCGGCTGGATGGCGTGGTGCTGTTGGCCGCCGCCGCCATCTTCATTCTGCTGATGTTGAAAATTGCCCGGCTGGCACAGCGTGAAGGCAACGACAGCCTGACCGTGGAACAAATGGCCGAGCTGCCGCAGGACAGCAGCAACACCGTGGCGGTGCTGTGGCTGGTGCTGGCGTTTATCATTCTGCCGCTGTCTTCCAAAATGGTGGTCGATAACGCCACGGTGATCGCGCACTTTTTCGGTATGAGTGAGCTGGTGGTCGGCCTGACCCTTATCGCTGTCGGCACCAGCCTGCCGGAACTGGCGACCTCCATCGCCGGAGCACTAAAGGGTGAGGATGATATGGCGATTGGCAATATCATCGGCTCCAACATTTTCAATACGGTGATAGTGCTGGGTGTCCCCGCCCTGCTGTCCCCTGGCAGTGTCGATGGCGCCGCCTTCCACCGCGATTACTGGGTGATGCTGGCGGTCAGCATTGTGCTCACCGCCTTGTGCGTTGGGCGTAAACATCGCATCGGTCATCTGGCAGGGGCTCTGTTATTATGTGGCTTTATTGCGTATCTTGCGGTGCTGTTTTTTAACCCTTTCAGTACTTTCGGCTAA
- the kdsC gene encoding 3-deoxy-D-manno-octulosonate 8-phosphate phosphatase KdsC translates to MSLVETCYGPVEQDVMARAGKIRLLICDVDGVLSDGLIFMGNNGEELKAFNVRDGYGIRCLKTSDIEVAIITGRSAKLLEDRANTLGITHLYQGQSDKLLAFRELLDTLSLTADQVAYIGDDLIDWPVMAQVGLAVAVADAHPLLLPRAHYITRIAGGRGAVRELCDIILLAQNKLEDAKGLSI, encoded by the coding sequence ATGAGTCTGGTTGAAACCTGCTACGGGCCTGTAGAACAAGACGTCATGGCGCGCGCCGGTAAAATCCGCCTGCTGATTTGTGATGTCGATGGCGTGCTGTCAGACGGCCTGATTTTCATGGGCAACAACGGTGAAGAACTAAAAGCGTTTAACGTGCGCGACGGTTACGGCATTCGCTGCCTGAAAACCTCGGATATTGAAGTGGCAATTATTACCGGCCGCTCCGCCAAACTCCTGGAGGACCGCGCAAATACCCTCGGCATTACCCACCTTTATCAGGGGCAATCCGATAAGCTTTTGGCCTTCCGCGAACTGTTGGATACACTGTCGCTAACGGCAGATCAGGTAGCCTATATCGGCGACGACCTGATCGACTGGCCGGTGATGGCCCAGGTTGGCCTGGCAGTCGCGGTAGCAGATGCACATCCTCTGTTGCTGCCACGAGCCCACTATATTACCCGCATTGCCGGCGGCCGCGGTGCGGTGCGCGAGCTGTGTGACATTATTCTTTTGGCTCAGAACAAGCTGGAGGACGCCAAAGGGCTGTCGATATGA
- the lptA gene encoding Lipopolysaccharide export system protein lptA precursor, which yields MKFRTNKPSRNLLIGSLILAASAPAWALKSDSSQPVSIDSLKQSLDMQSNVSTFTDNVVIKQGTIDIKADKVVVTRPGGDQNKTYIEAFGNPVTFYQMQDSGKPVKGHAQKVRYDVASQLVTLTGNAYLEQLDSNVKGDRITYLVQQQQMQAFSDKGKRVTTVLVPSQLQDKNGQKKSN from the coding sequence ATGAAATTCAGAACCAACAAACCAAGCCGTAATCTGTTGATCGGCAGCTTGATTTTGGCCGCCAGCGCACCCGCCTGGGCGCTGAAGTCCGACTCCAGCCAACCGGTAAGCATTGACTCACTGAAACAGTCTCTGGATATGCAGAGCAACGTCAGCACCTTTACCGATAACGTGGTGATCAAGCAAGGCACTATCGATATCAAGGCAGACAAGGTTGTGGTGACCCGCCCAGGCGGCGATCAGAACAAAACTTATATCGAAGCCTTTGGCAATCCGGTGACCTTCTATCAGATGCAAGACAGCGGCAAGCCGGTGAAAGGCCACGCGCAGAAGGTCCGTTACGATGTGGCGTCGCAGTTGGTGACCCTGACCGGGAATGCCTATCTGGAACAGCTCGACAGCAACGTCAAAGGCGATCGCATCACCTATCTGGTGCAACAGCAGCAAATGCAGGCGTTTAGCGACAAAGGCAAACGCGTGACTACGGTTCTGGTACCGTCGCAGTTGCAAGACAAAAACGGGCAAAAGAAGAGTAACTAA
- the yhbJ gene encoding glmZ(sRNA)-inactivating NTPase, translating to MVLMIVSGRSGSGKSVALRALEDMGFYCVDNLPVVLLPQLANTLAERNSSAAVSIDVRNMPESPEVFEYAMTQLPDSFSPQLLFLDADRNTLIRRYSDTRRLHPLSSKNLSLESAIDEESDLLEPLRSRADLIIDTSEMSVHELAEMLRTRLLGKRERELTMVFESFGFKHGIPIDADYVFDVRFLPNPHWDPKLRPMTGLDKPVASFLDRHTEVHNFIYQTRSYLEQWLPMLETNNRSYLTVAIGCTGGKHRSVYVAEQLADYFRSRGKNVQSRHRTLEKRKQ from the coding sequence ATGGTGCTGATGATTGTCAGCGGCCGTTCCGGTTCAGGGAAATCCGTCGCCTTACGGGCGCTGGAAGACATGGGTTTTTACTGCGTTGATAACCTGCCCGTGGTACTGCTGCCGCAGCTTGCCAATACGCTGGCGGAACGCAATAGCTCCGCTGCGGTAAGCATCGACGTACGTAACATGCCGGAATCGCCGGAAGTGTTTGAATATGCGATGACTCAACTGCCGGACAGTTTTTCGCCGCAGTTGCTGTTCCTCGATGCCGATCGTAATACGCTGATTCGCCGCTACAGTGATACTCGCCGTCTGCACCCGCTATCGAGCAAGAACCTGTCGCTGGAAAGCGCCATCGATGAAGAGAGCGACCTGCTTGAGCCACTGCGCTCCAGGGCCGATCTGATCATCGATACCTCAGAAATGTCAGTGCATGAACTGGCCGAAATGCTGCGTACCCGCCTGTTGGGCAAACGCGAGCGCGAACTGACCATGGTGTTCGAATCCTTTGGTTTCAAGCACGGTATTCCAATCGACGCCGATTACGTGTTCGACGTGCGCTTCCTGCCTAACCCGCACTGGGATCCGAAACTGCGCCCGATGACCGGTCTGGATAAACCCGTCGCCTCGTTCCTCGATCGCCACACCGAAGTGCACAACTTTATCTACCAGACCCGCAGCTATCTCGAACAGTGGTTGCCGATGCTGGAAACCAACAACCGCAGCTACCTGACGGTCGCCATTGGCTGTACCGGCGGTAAGCACCGTTCAGTCTACGTAGCAGAACAGCTGGCCGACTACTTCCGCTCACGCGGCAAAAACGTGCAGTCGCGCCACCGCACGCTGGAAAAACGCAAACAATGA
- a CDS encoding RNA polymerase factor sigma-54, with amino-acid sequence MKQGLQLRFSQQLAMTPQLQQAIRLLQLSTLELQQEIQLALESNPLLEQSDLHEEVDAKETVETEGLDTREALEQKDMPEELPLDATWDEIYTAGTPSGTRTDYSDDELPVYQGETTQTLQDYLMWQVDLTPFSDTDAAIATSIVDAVDDTGYLTVPLEDILESLGDDNVTMDEVEAVLKRVQRFDPVGVAARDLRDCLLVQLSQYAKDTPYLAEARLIISEHLDLLANHDFRSLMRTTRSKEDTLKEAMLLIQSLDPRPGQSINTGESEYVIPDVLVRKVQDVWTVELNSDSIPRLKINQQYAAMGNSARNDSDGQYIRSNLQEAKWLIKSLESRNDTLLKVSRCIVEQQQAFFEQGTEFMKPMVLADIAQAVEMHESTISRVTTQKFLHSPRGIFELKYFFSSHVNTDSGGEASSTAIRAVVKKMIAAENPAKPLSDSKLATLLSDQGIIVARRTVAKYRESLSIPPSNQRKQLV; translated from the coding sequence ATGAAGCAAGGTTTGCAACTCAGGTTTAGCCAACAACTGGCCATGACCCCCCAGCTCCAGCAGGCTATCCGCCTGCTGCAGTTGTCCACGCTTGAGCTCCAGCAGGAGATACAGCTGGCGTTAGAGAGCAACCCATTGCTTGAACAGAGCGACCTGCACGAAGAAGTCGACGCCAAAGAAACTGTCGAAACCGAAGGTTTGGATACCCGCGAGGCGTTGGAACAAAAGGACATGCCCGAAGAGCTGCCGCTCGACGCCACCTGGGACGAAATCTACACCGCCGGTACGCCGTCCGGTACCCGCACCGATTACAGTGACGATGAGCTACCGGTTTATCAGGGCGAGACCACCCAGACCCTGCAGGATTACCTGATGTGGCAAGTGGATCTGACGCCGTTTTCCGACACCGATGCCGCTATTGCCACCTCAATCGTCGACGCCGTTGACGACACCGGCTATCTCACCGTGCCGCTGGAAGACATTCTGGAGAGCCTGGGTGACGATAATGTGACAATGGACGAAGTCGAAGCGGTATTGAAGCGCGTACAGCGTTTTGATCCGGTTGGCGTCGCCGCGCGCGACCTGCGCGATTGTCTGCTGGTTCAGCTTTCCCAGTACGCTAAAGACACGCCCTATCTGGCTGAGGCACGCCTGATCATCAGCGAGCATCTGGACCTGCTGGCTAACCACGACTTTCGCAGCCTGATGCGAACAACGCGCTCAAAAGAAGATACACTGAAAGAAGCGATGTTGCTGATCCAGTCATTGGATCCCCGTCCGGGTCAGTCGATCAACACCGGCGAATCCGAGTATGTGATCCCGGACGTGCTGGTGCGCAAAGTGCAGGATGTCTGGACGGTCGAGCTTAATAGCGACAGCATTCCACGCTTGAAGATCAACCAGCAGTACGCCGCGATGGGCAATAGCGCACGTAACGACAGTGACGGGCAGTACATCCGCAGCAATTTGCAGGAAGCGAAATGGCTGATCAAAAGTCTGGAAAGCCGAAACGACACTCTGCTGAAAGTTTCGCGCTGCATCGTCGAGCAGCAACAGGCGTTCTTTGAACAGGGCACAGAATTTATGAAGCCCATGGTGCTGGCAGATATTGCCCAGGCCGTGGAGATGCATGAATCGACAATTTCACGCGTGACCACGCAGAAGTTTTTGCACAGTCCGCGCGGCATTTTCGAATTGAAATATTTCTTCTCCAGCCATGTGAATACCGACAGCGGGGGCGAAGCTTCCTCTACGGCGATCCGGGCAGTGGTCAAGAAAATGATCGCGGCGGAAAACCCCGCCAAACCGCTCAGCGACAGCAAGCTGGCCACCCTGCTCTCCGACCAGGGGATCATCGTGGCACGGCGTACCGTCGCCAAGTACCGAGAGTCTTTGTCCATCCCGCCGTCCAACCAGCGTAAACAGTTGGTTTGA